ATCGACCCATTCATTGCGGGCCGACGGCAGGGCTTCCACAAAGATGCGGATAAGAGCGGCAAAAGCGGCCGCCTTCGGACCGGCCGACATGAAACCGGTGATGGGGGCCGGGGCGCCCTGGTAAACGTCCGGGGTCCACATGTGAAAAGGAACCACCGCGATCTTGAATCCGAACCCGATGATCATCAGGACCATGCCGATGATGATGGTGTAATTCTGGAAGCTGTTGCGGACGGTGATATCGGCCAGGCTTTTCAAGCTGGTGCTGCCGGCGGCGCCGTAGAAGAGGGCGATGCCGTAAAGCAGAAACCCGGTGGCGAACGAGCCCAGCACGAAATATTTCAGGGCGGCTTCGTTGGAGATCTGCCGGCCGCGGGTGTACCCGGTCAACACATAAAGGCAGATGGACATCAGTTCCAGACCGAGGAAAATCGTGATGAAATCCGCCCCGCTGACCATGATCATCATGCCGACGGTGGCAAACAGCAGGATGGCGAAGTATTCCCCGTGATGGATGCCTTCTTCCTTGAGATATTTTAAGGAAATAAGGATGGTCAGGCCGGTGCAGAGAAGGAATAGCAGCTTGAAAAACCGGGAATAGTTATCTATCACCCAGGTCCCGCTGAAGGAATATTCGGTACCACCGGGTGATCCCAGGAGCATTAAGGCGGACAGAATAACGCCGGCCAGGCTTAGGTACCCCATGACTTTTTTCGATTCCCGGGGGGAAAACGCCTGGAGAAGAAGGATAATCATGGCCGTGGCGGCAATGACGATTTCCGGGTAAATGGCCTGAAAACTGATCTGCGCGATAATTGATTCCATAATTATTTTTTTCTTTTTTCCCCGGCGGTGCCACCGCGGGGCAGGTCAAAATTATGTTATCTCGATAAATTACAGCCCGCGACGGCCGTTGATACAACCCTGTGCTGATTGACATGCTCAAGCAGGTGGCCGACGGAAGCATGCATGGTGTTTAAGAACGGCCGGGGACACAAACCGATCCAGAACATGAACACGACGATCGGGAGCATGTATACCCATTCTCTGGAAGTCATGTCTTTCAAGCTTTTGTTCTCTTCCTTGGTTATTTCGCCGTAGATCACCCGCTTGTACATCCACAGAAGGTAAACCGCACCCAGGACCAATCCGGCGGTGGCAATCAGACCGAGCCACACATTGGCTTTAAAAGCGCCGATCAGGATGAGCAGTTCCCCGATGAATCCGTTCAGGCCGGGAACCCCCATGGAAGAGAAGGCCGTGATCAGAAACAGCGTCGCGAACCAGGGCATGACCTTGTAGATGCCGCCGTATTCGGAAATCAGCCGGGTATGCCGTCGTTCATAAAGCATCCCGACGCAAAGGAACAGGGCGCCGGTGCTCAACCCGTGGTTGATCATCTGAATGAGGCTGCCTTCGACTCCTTCCGTGTTCAGGGCGAACATGCCGAGCATGCAATAGCCCAGATGGCTGACGCTGGAGTAGGCCACCAGTTTCTTGATGTCACTCTGGGCGATGGACACCAGGGCGCCGTAAATAATGCCGATGACGGCCAGGACCATGATCACCGGGACAAAGTCGATGGAAGCATTGGGAAACAGGGGCAGACTGAACCGCAGGAAGCCGTATGTCCCCATCTTCAGGAGTACGCCGGCCAGGATAACGCTGCCGGCGGTGGGCGCTTCGACGTGGGCGTCCGGCAACCATGTATGGAACGGAAACATGGGCACCTTGATGGCAAAGGCCAGGAAAAAGGCCATAAAGAGCCAGAACTGGGCCTGAACCGGTATGTTCAGGTCATAGTATTCCAGGATATTGAAGCTGTAATGCCCGGTGGCCTTGAAGTTCATGAAGTAGAGGGTAAGAATCGCAAGCAGCATGAGGACGCTGCCGCTCATGGTGTAGATGAAAAACTTGACGGCGGCGTAAATCCTCCGTGGTCCGCCCCAGATGCCGATGATAAAATACATCGGGATCAGCATCACTTCCCAGAACACGTAAAAGAGGAAGAAGTCCAGAGCGCAGAAAACGCCCAGCATGCCGATTTCAAGGAAAAGCAGGGAGATCATGTATTCCTTGACCCGCTGGGTCACGGCCGTCCAGGTGGACAGAACGGCCAGGGCGGAGAGGAAGGTGGTCAGCAGCACCAGCAGCAGGCTGATGCCGTCGATCCCCATGTGATAGCTGATGCCGAAGGCTTCGATCCAGGGGACTTTCTCCACAAACTGCATATTCCAGGTGGTCTGATCGAAACAGAAATAAAGGGGCAGCGATACCAGGAAGGTGACGACGGTGGTGATGAACGCCAACCACCGGATCAGGGCATGCTTGTCTTTATTGATCAGAAGGATCCCCACGATACCGGCAAGGGGCAGATACGTAATGGTTGACAGGATCGGAAATTGGATACAGTTCATAATATTCTACA
This sequence is a window from Thermodesulfobacteriota bacterium. Protein-coding genes within it:
- a CDS encoding NADH-quinone oxidoreductase subunit N, whose protein sequence is MESIIAQISFQAIYPEIVIAATAMIILLLQAFSPRESKKVMGYLSLAGVILSALMLLGSPGGTEYSFSGTWVIDNYSRFFKLLFLLCTGLTILISLKYLKEEGIHHGEYFAILLFATVGMMIMVSGADFITIFLGLELMSICLYVLTGYTRGRQISNEAALKYFVLGSFATGFLLYGIALFYGAAGSTSLKSLADITVRNSFQNYTIIIGMVLMIIGFGFKIAVVPFHMWTPDVYQGAPAPITGFMSAGPKAAAFAALIRIFVEALPSARNEWVDLVWILAVLTMTVGNVVALVQDNVKRMLAYSSIAHAGYIMVAFIAAREMGISSVLFYLLAYTFMNLGAFAIITVIGGRNEERVNVQDFAGFGYRNPVAAVMMSLFLFSLAGIPPTAGFMGKFYIFSAAIKEGFLGLALIGVVNSVISVYYYLRVTIAMYMKEPETAPAGTMGAVLFPPAIIIAILISAYGVLRMGIFPSDFIQIAQQSLIAIK
- a CDS encoding NADH-quinone oxidoreductase subunit M; this encodes MNCIQFPILSTITYLPLAGIVGILLINKDKHALIRWLAFITTVVTFLVSLPLYFCFDQTTWNMQFVEKVPWIEAFGISYHMGIDGISLLLVLLTTFLSALAVLSTWTAVTQRVKEYMISLLFLEIGMLGVFCALDFFLFYVFWEVMLIPMYFIIGIWGGPRRIYAAVKFFIYTMSGSVLMLLAILTLYFMNFKATGHYSFNILEYYDLNIPVQAQFWLFMAFFLAFAIKVPMFPFHTWLPDAHVEAPTAGSVILAGVLLKMGTYGFLRFSLPLFPNASIDFVPVIMVLAVIGIIYGALVSIAQSDIKKLVAYSSVSHLGYCMLGMFALNTEGVEGSLIQMINHGLSTGALFLCVGMLYERRHTRLISEYGGIYKVMPWFATLFLITAFSSMGVPGLNGFIGELLILIGAFKANVWLGLIATAGLVLGAVYLLWMYKRVIYGEITKEENKSLKDMTSREWVYMLPIVVFMFWIGLCPRPFLNTMHASVGHLLEHVNQHRVVSTAVAGCNLSR